Proteins from a single region of Fundidesulfovibrio putealis DSM 16056:
- a CDS encoding 4Fe-4S dicluster domain-containing protein gives MLLMKDMLTTLAPNSRFSRRTLFKALGLGGAAALMPARSRAAVLPETGQEMATLLDLSKCIGCGACVDACREANAARYPEPKKPFPQMYPPRVKAEDFSDKRGVTDRLTPYNWLYIQTARAEGREVFIPRRCMHCQNPPCANLCPWGASSKQTDGAVSIDPDICLGGAKCRDVCPWEIPQRQTGVGLYLDLMPSVAGNGVMYKCDRCAPRVAAGKLPACVEACPEGVQEYGPREVIVAKAKALAKKSGGYLYGLEENGGTNTIYLSPVPFEKLNASLMEDKHGGRGRESKPGRMPQQGFGRPHLAATADVMAGSNTLAWAVLLAPLAGIASVFLKGSRRVLDASRRNAPVADTKEDRNV, from the coding sequence ATGCTGCTTATGAAAGACATGCTTACAACGCTCGCACCCAACTCCCGGTTCTCGCGCAGAACCCTGTTCAAGGCCCTGGGCCTGGGCGGGGCGGCGGCGCTCATGCCCGCCCGCTCCCGCGCTGCCGTGCTCCCCGAAACCGGCCAGGAAATGGCCACGCTTCTGGACTTAAGCAAGTGCATAGGCTGCGGGGCCTGCGTGGACGCCTGCCGCGAGGCCAACGCCGCGCGCTATCCCGAGCCCAAGAAGCCCTTCCCCCAAATGTACCCGCCGCGCGTGAAGGCCGAGGACTTCTCGGACAAGCGCGGCGTCACGGACCGCCTCACGCCATACAACTGGCTCTACATTCAGACCGCCAGGGCGGAAGGGCGCGAGGTGTTCATCCCCCGGCGCTGCATGCACTGCCAGAACCCGCCCTGCGCCAACCTCTGCCCCTGGGGCGCGTCTTCCAAACAGACTGACGGCGCGGTGTCCATAGATCCCGACATCTGCCTGGGCGGGGCCAAGTGCCGCGACGTCTGCCCCTGGGAGATTCCCCAGCGCCAGACCGGCGTGGGCCTGTACCTGGACCTGATGCCAAGCGTCGCGGGCAACGGCGTGATGTACAAGTGCGACCGCTGCGCCCCACGCGTGGCTGCCGGGAAGCTCCCGGCCTGCGTGGAGGCCTGCCCGGAGGGCGTGCAGGAGTACGGCCCGCGCGAGGTGATCGTGGCCAAGGCCAAGGCCCTGGCCAAGAAGAGCGGCGGCTATCTCTACGGCCTGGAGGAGAACGGCGGCACCAACACCATCTACCTCTCGCCCGTGCCTTTCGAGAAGCTGAACGCCTCGCTCATGGAGGACAAGCACGGCGGGCGGGGCAGGGAATCAAAGCCCGGCAGGATGCCCCAGCAGGGTTTTGGCAGGCCTCACCTGGCCGCCACGGCGGACGTGATGGCCGGGTCCAACACGTTGGCCTGGGCGGTGCTGCTGGCTCCCCTGGCTGGGATCGCCTCGGTCTTCCTGAAGGGATCGCGCAGGGTGCTGGACGCTTCCCGCCGGAACGCCCCCGTCGCCGACACGAAGGAGGACCGCAATGTCTAG
- a CDS encoding cytochrome b/b6 domain-containing protein, whose protein sequence is MTPFAFAADGPKDPKMLGVPGCGGCHPGGGGMEYDRDGQRYDVRLKGDPSLSASLDGDYHKSQWDKTGVLEADCFICHLPGYDFKERNKQLKKLNFRWSATAASGIGQVQGFVDEGKTPTVAYNLRLFNQDGKVALNLTDTPPSENCVFCHGMSDMKKRGFSWNDPVNHDVHNMRGMSCVSCHPGNINHNFAKGQENVSTVRDDLDNTMKKCADCHTTGYMGAPRPQHASVRPSHLEKMACEACHIPALNRAGGEGFDVTTGAMVNYSKIGSKGMGAEFKWEPRMQLVKRGQITPVNPLLVTTWTNKDADGTYYPLFMRELKKAWEIASPQIKNQKAPGKPELHTPEDIKVMILAVSKALEGNKRFKQVSPVYHKGGEVHFLGPDGSVVTAKDQTWVGHVEGFNINHNVAPAKLALGANGCRDCHSDTGNVFAGRMVTDMFGKDGKPVYTTNAALLGISHTALAMNDAYQAVVVPYGSWAILIVAFILTLHYTGQGPKGLDMRHEPGEIVRFNLAERWSHLVRMLAFVVLAVTGYVFFVSNATLAKALFGSYHAASVWHWAAGLVFTPAGLYSLALWARDAVFKPYDSKWFAMSGGYLGCRDSGEHAPAGRLNAGQKVFFWLSLALTLVMAGTGIPLIWKEALSASTALVLSTIHGVAGVLFVASALAHAYLGTIGNPGTWRVLVDGRVSRAWAREHHSEWYREKEGR, encoded by the coding sequence ATGACCCCCTTCGCCTTCGCGGCAGACGGCCCCAAGGACCCCAAGATGCTTGGCGTTCCCGGCTGCGGCGGCTGCCATCCGGGCGGCGGCGGCATGGAGTATGACCGCGACGGCCAGCGCTACGACGTGCGCCTCAAGGGCGACCCCTCGCTTTCGGCCTCCCTGGACGGTGACTACCACAAGAGCCAGTGGGACAAGACCGGCGTGCTCGAGGCCGATTGCTTCATCTGCCACCTGCCGGGCTACGACTTCAAGGAGCGCAACAAGCAACTGAAGAAGCTCAATTTCCGCTGGTCCGCTACGGCGGCCTCCGGCATAGGGCAGGTGCAGGGCTTCGTGGACGAGGGCAAAACCCCGACCGTGGCCTACAACCTGCGGCTCTTCAATCAGGACGGCAAGGTGGCCCTGAACCTGACCGACACACCGCCCAGCGAGAATTGCGTCTTCTGCCACGGCATGTCCGACATGAAGAAGCGCGGCTTCTCCTGGAACGACCCGGTCAACCACGACGTGCACAACATGCGCGGCATGTCCTGCGTCAGCTGCCACCCCGGAAACATCAACCACAACTTCGCCAAGGGCCAGGAAAACGTCTCCACGGTGCGAGACGACCTGGACAACACCATGAAGAAGTGCGCCGACTGCCACACCACCGGCTACATGGGCGCGCCAAGGCCCCAGCACGCCAGCGTGCGCCCCAGCCACCTGGAGAAGATGGCCTGCGAGGCCTGCCACATCCCGGCGCTGAACCGCGCGGGCGGCGAGGGCTTCGACGTGACCACCGGGGCCATGGTCAACTATTCCAAGATCGGCTCCAAGGGCATGGGCGCGGAGTTCAAGTGGGAGCCGCGCATGCAGCTGGTGAAGCGCGGGCAGATCACCCCGGTGAATCCCCTGCTGGTGACCACCTGGACCAACAAGGACGCCGACGGCACGTACTATCCGCTCTTCATGCGGGAGCTCAAGAAAGCCTGGGAGATCGCCTCGCCACAAATCAAGAACCAGAAGGCTCCCGGCAAGCCCGAGCTGCACACGCCTGAAGACATCAAGGTCATGATCCTCGCGGTATCCAAGGCTCTTGAGGGCAACAAGCGCTTCAAGCAGGTGAGCCCGGTCTATCACAAGGGCGGCGAAGTGCACTTTCTCGGCCCTGACGGATCGGTCGTCACCGCCAAGGACCAGACCTGGGTGGGCCATGTGGAGGGCTTCAACATCAACCACAACGTGGCCCCGGCCAAGCTGGCCCTGGGCGCGAACGGCTGTCGCGACTGCCACTCCGACACCGGCAACGTGTTCGCGGGCCGCATGGTCACGGACATGTTCGGCAAGGACGGCAAGCCCGTCTACACCACCAACGCGGCGCTTCTGGGCATCAGCCACACTGCGCTGGCCATGAACGACGCCTATCAGGCCGTGGTGGTCCCTTACGGCAGCTGGGCCATCCTCATCGTGGCCTTCATTCTGACGCTGCATTACACAGGCCAAGGCCCCAAGGGCCTGGACATGCGCCACGAGCCGGGCGAGATCGTCCGCTTCAACCTGGCCGAGCGCTGGTCGCACCTTGTGCGCATGCTGGCCTTCGTGGTGCTGGCCGTCACCGGGTATGTGTTCTTCGTGAGCAACGCCACCCTGGCCAAGGCCCTGTTCGGGTCCTACCACGCGGCATCTGTCTGGCACTGGGCCGCCGGGCTGGTCTTCACCCCCGCCGGACTGTACAGCCTGGCTTTGTGGGCCAGGGACGCGGTGTTCAAGCCCTACGACTCCAAGTGGTTCGCCATGAGCGGCGGGTATCTTGGCTGCAGGGATTCAGGCGAGCACGCCCCGGCTGGCCGCCTGAACGCCGGGCAGAAGGTGTTCTTCTGGCTGTCGCTGGCCCTGACGCTGGTCATGGCAGGGACGGGCATCCCGCTCATCTGGAAGGAGGCCCTGTCGGCCAGCACCGCCCTGGTGCTGTCCACCATCCACGGCGTGGCGGGCGTCTTGTTCGTGGCCAGCGCTCTGGCGCACGCCTACCTGGGAACCATCGGGAACCCCGGCACGTGGCGCGTGCTGGTGGACGGCAGGGTCAGCCGGGCCTGGGCCAGGGAGCATCACTCCGAGTGGTATCGGGAGAAGGAAGGCAGATAG
- a CDS encoding dihydrodipicolinate reductase C-terminal domain-containing protein: protein MTIIIAGSGKLATELLNVLPGMVSGEVLAWADAAKAETPCVVVHAGSGRELESIVSYCGRTGSPLIELATGSSIADHKTDFPVVVCPNTNILMLKFMAMLAASGHQFKDYTVRVTESHQADKTSVPGTAVNMAASLGLPGDRIRSIRDPHVQQESLKIPQEYLSRHAYHRIEIEDPVTSLSFETKVFGNAPYAEGVAKIISAVRSNALENTRYSVMDFIEKGWL, encoded by the coding sequence ATGACGATCATAATAGCCGGTTCCGGGAAATTGGCCACGGAGCTCCTGAATGTCCTGCCAGGCATGGTTTCGGGCGAAGTTCTCGCCTGGGCTGACGCGGCAAAGGCCGAGACGCCGTGCGTGGTGGTCCACGCCGGGTCCGGGCGGGAGCTGGAAAGCATTGTGTCCTACTGCGGCAGGACGGGCTCACCGCTCATCGAACTGGCCACCGGGTCAAGCATCGCAGATCACAAGACGGATTTCCCGGTGGTGGTGTGTCCCAACACCAACATCCTCATGCTGAAATTCATGGCCATGCTCGCCGCAAGCGGCCACCAGTTCAAGGACTACACCGTCCGGGTCACCGAGTCCCATCAGGCGGACAAGACATCCGTGCCCGGAACCGCAGTGAACATGGCCGCGTCCCTGGGCCTGCCCGGCGACCGGATACGCTCCATCCGTGATCCGCACGTGCAGCAGGAGAGCTTGAAAATTCCGCAGGAGTATCTCTCCAGGCACGCCTACCACCGCATCGAGATCGAAGACCCCGTCACCAGTCTTTCATTTGAAACGAAGGTATTCGGCAACGCCCCCTATGCGGAGGGTGTCGCCAAGATCATTTCCGCCGTTCGTTCCAACGCGCTTGAGAACACGCGATACAGCGTCATGGACTTCATCGAAAAGGGTTGGCTCTAG
- the thiL gene encoding thiamine-phosphate kinase, with product MTTAPFASEDNFLAAITARFPNVHPHMILGRGDDCALLNCPGTMAMTTDLFVEDVHFRRGYFSPQDVGHKSLAVNLSDIAAMGGKPLGFSLGLAGPPDTPAAYWESLLDGMAALAASQDIPLVGGDLNACAKIVVSVTLWGEAGPSGRMILREGAMPGDVLFAVGDVGLSAVGLSVLEEHGPDAKAQWPDSVAAHLRPAPKIAEGLALSGLRGVRCLMDVSDGLARDLPRLLGQKLGADLCVEPDTLHPEVLHRAKETGTDPAELAVVGGEDYALLGACHHMRFLDIYTQVPGVWALGTVTDSPGITLNGRTLTRKGFDHFS from the coding sequence ATGACCACAGCCCCCTTCGCCAGCGAGGACAACTTTCTGGCCGCCATCACGGCCCGGTTCCCCAACGTCCACCCCCACATGATACTGGGGCGCGGGGACGACTGCGCCCTGCTCAACTGCCCCGGCACCATGGCCATGACCACGGACCTCTTCGTGGAGGACGTGCACTTTCGGCGCGGGTACTTTTCCCCGCAGGACGTCGGGCACAAATCCCTGGCCGTGAACCTGAGCGACATCGCCGCCATGGGCGGCAAACCGCTTGGCTTCAGCCTGGGTCTGGCCGGGCCGCCGGACACCCCCGCCGCCTACTGGGAATCGCTGCTGGACGGCATGGCCGCGCTGGCCGCGTCGCAGGACATCCCCCTGGTGGGAGGCGACCTGAACGCCTGCGCCAAGATCGTGGTCTCCGTCACCCTGTGGGGCGAGGCCGGGCCGTCCGGGCGGATGATCCTGCGGGAAGGGGCCATGCCGGGAGACGTGCTGTTCGCGGTGGGGGACGTGGGGCTTTCCGCCGTGGGCCTATCGGTGCTCGAAGAACACGGGCCGGACGCCAAGGCCCAGTGGCCCGACAGCGTGGCCGCGCACTTGCGCCCGGCTCCGAAGATCGCCGAGGGGCTGGCTCTGTCCGGCCTTCGCGGGGTACGCTGCCTGATGGACGTGTCCGACGGGCTGGCGCGCGACCTGCCGCGCCTTTTGGGGCAGAAACTCGGGGCCGACCTGTGCGTGGAGCCGGACACCCTGCACCCGGAGGTGCTGCACCGCGCAAAGGAGACGGGCACGGACCCAGCCGAGCTTGCCGTGGTGGGCGGCGAGGACTACGCCCTGCTTGGGGCCTGCCACCACATGCGCTTCCTGGACATCTACACCCAGGTTCCGGGCGTGTGGGCGCTGGGCACGGTGACGGACTCGCCCGGCATCACCTTGAACGGCCGCACGCTGACGCGCAAAGGCTTCGACCACTTTTCCTGA
- a CDS encoding oligosaccharide flippase family protein, whose product MSAAKRFASALAGQWAATLYSAVLSTLLSFALGRFLGPESFGAYSYILTMASLFAILQDGGFSTLIFREAAQRSEHLAGGAPIERQALGHAVMVTGAGLALVWLFPLEHKTALAFAVMYYGLFAVGNYLAADMKGHGLFEREAKWRILVRTFTVSAVGLALALPSTGPALLFAGWVAGFGAALCLPMAAPIRMMPSFRINPELYKSCGAFLLISAATTIYFKSDIILLTHLTDDPGAVGQYAAAYRLVEAAVLFCTPLTQLFFRKLRMTIHQPEVFRRAFRVQMGVMCALAASGTTLAMLLGPWIIDLAYGQKFLPAQTLCLWLLPSLLFILPNGILTQALIAVGREGFYARVTLATALANIILNVALIPWLGAKGSALATVLTEAALTAGLAFGVYARKTPKHRTPA is encoded by the coding sequence ATGAGCGCGGCAAAACGCTTCGCCTCGGCCCTGGCCGGGCAGTGGGCCGCCACCCTGTATTCGGCGGTGCTCTCCACCCTGCTGTCGTTTGCGCTGGGACGCTTTCTCGGCCCGGAGTCCTTCGGGGCGTACTCCTACATCCTGACCATGGCCTCGCTGTTCGCCATCCTGCAGGACGGCGGCTTCTCCACGCTCATCTTCCGGGAGGCGGCGCAGCGCTCCGAGCATCTCGCGGGCGGAGCGCCCATCGAGCGCCAGGCCCTGGGGCACGCCGTCATGGTCACGGGGGCGGGGCTTGCGCTGGTGTGGCTGTTCCCGCTGGAGCACAAGACGGCGCTTGCCTTTGCCGTGATGTACTACGGCCTGTTCGCGGTGGGGAACTACCTCGCGGCGGACATGAAGGGACACGGCCTCTTTGAGCGCGAGGCCAAATGGCGCATCCTGGTGCGTACCTTCACCGTGAGCGCCGTGGGGCTGGCCCTGGCCCTGCCCTCCACCGGGCCGGCGCTGCTCTTCGCCGGGTGGGTGGCCGGATTCGGGGCGGCGTTGTGCCTGCCCATGGCCGCACCCATCCGCATGATGCCGAGCTTTCGCATCAACCCGGAGCTCTACAAGAGTTGCGGGGCGTTCCTGCTCATAAGCGCAGCCACCACCATCTACTTCAAGTCCGACATCATCCTGCTCACCCACCTGACCGACGATCCGGGCGCAGTGGGGCAATACGCCGCAGCCTACCGGCTGGTGGAGGCCGCCGTGCTGTTCTGCACGCCGCTGACCCAGCTCTTTTTTCGCAAGCTGCGCATGACCATCCACCAGCCGGAAGTGTTCCGGCGCGCCTTCCGCGTGCAGATGGGCGTGATGTGCGCCCTGGCAGCCTCGGGCACGACCCTGGCCATGCTCCTGGGGCCATGGATCATTGATCTGGCGTACGGCCAGAAGTTCCTCCCGGCCCAGACCCTGTGCCTGTGGCTTCTTCCCTCGCTCCTGTTCATCCTGCCAAACGGCATCCTCACCCAGGCGCTGATCGCCGTGGGACGCGAGGGATTTTACGCGCGCGTCACCCTGGCCACGGCGCTGGCCAACATCATCCTGAACGTGGCCCTCATCCCCTGGCTGGGAGCCAAAGGCTCGGCCCTGGCCACGGTGCTCACCGAAGCGGCGCTGACCGCCGGGCTTGCCTTCGGGGTCTACGCGCGCAAAACGCCCAAACATCGGACACCAGCATGA
- a CDS encoding D-glycero-alpha-D-manno-heptose-1,7-bisphosphate 7-phosphatase: MTPVANALIDRDGTIIVERHYLHDPEQVELVPGAGEALARLSRAGVRLFVVTNQSGIGRGYYSEADFRAVQERLAQFLAPFGVAFEDVAFCPHAPDEACGCRKPEPGMWDDLCAAHGLKPEESVMIGDNASDVAFGRNCGFAQSVLVLTGHGKRFAQSFGLPEEIPAGSTPGWLRLDAPGPGQPTALARDLGAAVDFILDNHSGKSS, from the coding sequence ATGACCCCTGTGGCCAACGCCCTCATCGACCGCGACGGCACCATCATCGTGGAGCGCCACTATCTGCACGACCCGGAGCAGGTGGAGCTGGTTCCGGGCGCGGGCGAGGCCCTGGCCCGCCTGAGCCGGGCGGGCGTGCGCCTGTTCGTGGTCACCAACCAGTCCGGCATCGGGCGCGGCTACTACAGCGAAGCGGATTTCCGAGCCGTACAGGAGCGCCTCGCGCAGTTCCTGGCCCCGTTCGGAGTCGCCTTCGAGGATGTGGCCTTCTGCCCCCACGCCCCGGACGAGGCCTGCGGCTGCCGCAAACCGGAGCCTGGCATGTGGGACGACCTGTGCGCCGCCCATGGGCTCAAGCCCGAAGAGAGCGTGATGATCGGCGACAACGCCTCGGACGTGGCCTTTGGGCGAAACTGCGGCTTCGCGCAGTCCGTGCTGGTGCTGACCGGGCACGGCAAACGCTTCGCGCAGAGCTTCGGCCTGCCCGAGGAGATCCCCGCCGGGAGCACGCCCGGCTGGCTGCGACTGGACGCCCCCGGCCCCGGCCAGCCCACGGCCCTGGCGCGCGACCTGGGCGCGGCAGTGGACTTCATCCTGGATAATCACAGCGGAAAATCTTCATGA